A genomic stretch from Myxocyprinus asiaticus isolate MX2 ecotype Aquarium Trade chromosome 24, UBuf_Myxa_2, whole genome shotgun sequence includes:
- the LOC127414922 gene encoding sodium-dependent phosphate transporter 2-like isoform X2 yields the protein MDLEPYLWMVVIGFIIAFILAFSVGANDVANSFGTAVGSGVVTLRQACILASIFETLGSILLGAKVGETIRTGIIDVHLYNETVPVLMAGEVSAMVGSAVWQLIASFLRLPISGTHCIVGSTIGFSMVAIGTKGVQWMQLVKIVASWFISPLLSGLMSGLLFFFIRYFILNKDDPVPNGLRALPLFYASTIGINTFSIMFTGAPLLGLEMLPIWAIALITLAGALVCAGLVWIFVCPWMRRKIASQLKKEHALSRISDESLDKIPEEEEEAPVFKELPGAKSINDAVLPLTEESTGELNSLANGGTVLPNGRVYGRTNSMTNGCLKSPVSNGGFSFDGHMRSNGQVYHTVHKDSGLYKDLLHKIHLGRLEDERSASRQDNNYRHLRRNNSYTCYTAAICGIPVQPVMRSESSAPPPEDSEKLVGDSVFYSKKRLRYDSYSSYCNAVAEAEIEAEEGDVDVKLATDKMDPLAPAEGVLEDCPDEDKEEKDKPQVFQLFHFLQILTACFGSFAHGGNDVSNAIGPLVALWMIYEQGGVMMDAATPVWLLFYGGVGICTGLWVWGRRVIQTMGKDLTPITPSSGFTIELASALTVVLASNIGLPVSTTHCKVGSVVAVGWIRSKKAVDWRLFRNIFLAWFVTVPVAGLFSAAVMALFVYGILPYV from the exons ATGGATTTGGAACCGTACCTATGGATGGTCGTGATCGGCTTCATTATAGCTTTCATCCTGGCATTTTCGGTTGGGGCCAATGATGTGGCAAACTCTTTTGGCACGGCGGTCGGGTCAGGAGTGGTGACACTGCGCCAGGCCTGTATCCTGGCTTCCATATTTGAGACCCTGGGTTCCATCCTTCTCGGTGCCAAGGTCGGGGAAACCATACGGACGGGAATTATAGATGTCCATCTGTACAATGAAACAGTGCCTGTGCTGATGGCAGGAGAGGTCAGCGCCATGGTTG GGTCTGCGGTTTGGCAGCTCATTGCCTCTTTTCTGAGGTTACCCATTTCTGGAACTCATTGCATTGTGGGATCTACGATTGGCTTTTCCATGGTTGCTATTGGCACTAAGGGAGTGCAGTGGATGCAGTTGGTCAAAATTG TTGCCTCGTGGTTCATCTCCCCTCTGCTGTCTGGTCTCATGTCTGGTCTGCTGTTCTTCTTCATCAGATATTTTATTCTTAACAAG GATGACCCTGTTCCCAATGGTCTCCGTGCTTTGCCCCTCTTCTATGCCTCAACCATTGGAATCAACACCTTCTCCATCATGTTCACGGGAGCTCCAT TACTGGGCTTGGAGATGCTCCCTATCTGGGCCATTGCCCTCATTACCTTGGCTGGTGCACTGGTATGTGCCGGTCTGGTCTGGATTTTTGTTTGCCCCTGGATGAGAAGGAAAATAGCAA GTCAGCTGAAGAAAGAGCATGCTCTGTCCCGCATCTCAGATGAGAGTTTAGATAAAATccctgaggaggaagaggaagcccCTGTGTTTAAAGAGCTTCCAGGTGCGAAAAGCATTAATGATGCTGTGCTGCCCCTGACAGAGGAGTCCACAGGAGAGCTCAACAGTCTGGCTAATGGAGGCACTGTCCTGCCCAACGGCAGGGTGTATG GTCGCACCAACTCCATGACCAATGGCTGCCTCAAGTCGCCTGTGTCTAATGGGGGCTTCAGCTTTGACGGGCATATGCGCAGTAATGGTCAGGTCTACCACACTGTTCACAAGGACTCGGGTCTCTACAAAGACCTCCTACACAAGATCCACTTGGGCCGACTGGAGGACGAGCGCAGTGCCTCGCGTCAGGACAACAACTACCGGCACCTCCGTCGCAACAACAGCTACACGTGCTACACAGCAGCCATCTGTGGCATTCCAGTCCAGCCCGTGATGCGTTCGGAGTCCAGCGCCCCTCCGCCAGAGGACAGCGAGAAGCTAGTGGGCGACAGTGTGTTTTATTCGAAGAAGCGGCTGCGCTACGACAGCTACTCCAGCTACTGTAACGCAGTGGCAGAGGCAGAGATCGAGGCAGAGGAAGGTGATGTGGATGTGAAGTTGGCGACAGATAAAATGGACCCCTTGGCCCCTGCAGAGGGTGTGCTGGAGGACTGCCCTGATGAAGATAAGGAGGAGAAGGACAAGCCTCAAGTCTTCCAGCTCTTCCACTTCCTGCAGATCCTCACCGCATGTTTCGGATCATTCGCACATGGTGGGAATGATGTCAG TAATGCCATTGGTCCTTTGGTGGCCCTGTGGATGATCTACGAGCAGGGTGGGGTGATGATGGACGCAGCCACACCGGTCTGGCTGCTGTTCTATGGTGGAGTGGGTATCTGCACTGGATTATGGGTTTGGGGACGACGTGTCATTCAGACAATGGGCAAAGACCTCACTCCTATCACTCCCTCCAG TGGATTCACTATTGAACTGGCCTCAGCGCTCACTGTTGTTTTGGCGTCCAATATTGGACTTCCAGTCAGTACCACACACTGCAAG